From the Ruminiclostridium josui JCM 17888 genome, one window contains:
- the mtnA gene encoding S-methyl-5-thioribose-1-phosphate isomerase — protein sequence MSNTTKNVYDMETVMLDDANSELIIIDQTLLPNETVYLKLKTQEEIWEAIYKLRVRGAPAIGVAAAYGIYLGAKAISAQKYEEFYSEFIKLKEYLASSRPTAVNLFWALDRMDEYVKANKDKSIDDIKNELLKESHKIKEEDTWVCRSIGEYGLTLLKPGMGILTHCNAGQLATSKYGTALAPIYVGQEKGYNLKVFADETRPLLQGARLTAYELNKAGVDVTLICDNMASAVMKNGWVQAVFVGCDRVAANGDTANKIGTSGVAILAKNYNIPFYVCAPTSTIDMNCASGEDICIEERNPDEVTEMWYEKRMAPKDIKVFNPAFDVTDEKFITGIITEYGIAKAPYNESLKEIFKRKRGTV from the coding sequence ATGTCAAATACCACGAAGAATGTTTACGATATGGAAACGGTTATGTTGGATGATGCCAACAGTGAGTTGATAATCATAGACCAGACTTTGCTTCCTAATGAAACTGTTTATTTAAAATTAAAAACTCAGGAAGAAATCTGGGAAGCAATATATAAGTTAAGGGTAAGAGGTGCGCCTGCAATCGGAGTTGCAGCGGCATACGGGATTTATCTTGGAGCAAAGGCCATAAGCGCCCAAAAGTATGAAGAATTTTATTCCGAATTTATTAAACTCAAAGAATATCTTGCATCCTCAAGACCCACAGCTGTTAATCTTTTTTGGGCCCTTGATAGGATGGATGAGTATGTTAAAGCAAACAAAGATAAATCTATAGATGATATAAAGAATGAGCTGCTTAAGGAATCTCATAAAATAAAGGAAGAGGACACATGGGTGTGCAGAAGTATTGGTGAGTACGGGCTTACACTGCTAAAGCCGGGTATGGGAATTCTTACACACTGCAATGCGGGGCAGCTTGCAACATCTAAGTATGGAACTGCGCTGGCACCAATATACGTAGGTCAGGAAAAGGGATATAACCTAAAGGTTTTTGCTGATGAAACCAGGCCTTTGCTTCAGGGAGCAAGATTGACCGCTTATGAATTGAATAAGGCTGGTGTGGATGTAACACTTATATGTGATAATATGGCTTCTGCAGTTATGAAAAACGGATGGGTTCAAGCAGTATTTGTGGGCTGTGACAGAGTAGCTGCCAACGGGGATACTGCCAATAAGATAGGAACTTCGGGAGTAGCCATACTGGCAAAAAATTACAACATACCTTTCTATGTTTGTGCTCCGACATCAACAATAGATATGAATTGCGCTTCGGGAGAAGATATATGCATAGAGGAACGTAATCCTGATGAGGTTACTGAAATGTGGTATGAAAAAAGGATGGCACCTAAGGATATAAAGGTTTTTAATCCTGCTTTTGACGTTACAGATGAAAAATTTATTACCGGAATAATAACAGAATACGGTATAGCAAAAGCTCCCTACAATGAATCACTAAAAGAAATATTTAAACGTAAAAGAGGTACCGTATAA